The proteins below are encoded in one region of Desulfovibrio sp. TomC:
- a CDS encoding radical SAM protein: protein MAEHKPRPKLVFADNDGNIYDHPELEMLVRRGDRLEPPRPDEIIALPPESELFLLPGRHALGFDPESGEIEQLDEQAVAAFVCPGYTLSATAAYAARANAPTLPLFAYGAVGFSGDRFYVAAARVDEDKRQIFTGISRDRIIKGAKALRAKFPKNRLLEHLTGCALTSCCPAARNLALGRFEAPLPTSRTCNARCVGCLSLQEEGSGFPSTQTRISFRPTAQEIVEVMTEHGRREKRPVYSFGQGCEGEPLTEAKVICEAVARFRQNGGKGTVNINTNASLPDGVEAFAAAGGSSIRVSLSSAEAALYEAYYRPVGYGFAAVRESIARAKAGGLFVSLNFLFFPGISDTEAELAALTELVTEYKVDFIQLRNLNLDPQLYLQVAAGSGALADPARHASMGLANFRKRLRKACPWLKFGYFNPYLEERVE from the coding sequence ATGGCCGAACACAAACCCCGCCCCAAGCTCGTTTTCGCCGACAACGACGGCAATATCTACGACCATCCCGAGCTCGAAATGCTGGTGCGCCGGGGCGATCGCCTGGAGCCGCCGCGCCCGGACGAGATCATCGCCCTGCCGCCGGAAAGCGAACTGTTCCTCCTGCCCGGCCGTCATGCCCTGGGCTTTGACCCGGAATCCGGCGAGATCGAACAGCTCGACGAACAGGCCGTGGCCGCCTTTGTCTGCCCCGGCTACACCCTCTCGGCCACAGCCGCCTACGCCGCCCGCGCTAACGCCCCGACCCTGCCCCTGTTCGCCTACGGCGCAGTGGGCTTTTCCGGCGACCGCTTCTACGTAGCCGCCGCCCGGGTGGACGAGGACAAACGCCAGATCTTCACCGGCATCAGCCGCGACCGCATCATCAAGGGCGCCAAGGCGCTTCGGGCCAAGTTCCCCAAAAACCGCTTGCTCGAACACCTGACCGGCTGCGCCCTGACCTCCTGCTGCCCGGCCGCCCGCAACCTGGCCCTTGGCCGCTTCGAGGCCCCCCTGCCCACCTCGCGCACCTGCAACGCCCGGTGCGTAGGCTGCCTGTCGCTCCAGGAGGAAGGCTCGGGCTTTCCCTCCACCCAGACGCGCATCAGCTTCCGGCCAACAGCCCAAGAGATCGTGGAAGTCATGACCGAACACGGCCGCCGGGAAAAACGGCCGGTCTATTCCTTTGGCCAGGGCTGCGAAGGCGAACCGCTGACCGAAGCCAAGGTCATCTGCGAGGCCGTGGCCCGCTTCCGCCAGAACGGCGGCAAAGGCACGGTCAACATCAACACCAACGCCAGCCTGCCCGACGGTGTGGAGGCTTTTGCCGCCGCCGGCGGGTCGTCGATCCGGGTGAGCCTGTCGAGCGCCGAGGCGGCCCTGTATGAAGCCTACTACCGGCCGGTCGGCTACGGCTTTGCCGCCGTGCGCGAGTCCATAGCCCGGGCCAAGGCCGGCGGACTTTTTGTGTCGCTCAATTTCCTCTTTTTCCCCGGCATCTCCGACACCGAGGCCGAGCTTGCCGCCCTGACCGAGCTGGTCACCGAATACAAGGTGGATTTCATCCAGCTGCGCAACCTAAACCTCGACCCCCAACTCTACCTGCAGGTGGCGGCCGGCAGCGGCGCACTGGCCGATCCGGCCCGGCACGCCTCCATGGGACTGGCCAATTTCCGCAAACGCCTGCGCAAGGCCTGCCCCTGGCTGAAATTCGGCTATTTCAATCCGTATCTGGAAGAGAGGGTAGAGTAA
- the rpsI gene encoding 30S ribosomal protein S9 — protein sequence MSDEFYYATGRRKRATARTRLYKGNGRILINDRPFEEYFPRPTLHAIVRQALALTKLEGRLDVKVNVAGGGMTGQAEAVRHGISRALITLDPELRGVLKKAGLLTRDSREKERKKYGQRGARARFQYSKR from the coding sequence ATGAGCGACGAATTCTACTACGCCACCGGCCGCCGCAAACGCGCCACGGCCCGTACCCGCCTCTACAAAGGCAATGGCCGCATCCTCATTAATGATCGGCCCTTCGAGGAATACTTTCCCCGTCCCACCCTGCACGCCATTGTGCGTCAGGCCCTGGCCCTGACCAAGCTGGAAGGCCGCCTGGACGTGAAGGTCAACGTCGCCGGCGGCGGCATGACCGGCCAGGCCGAGGCTGTGCGCCACGGCATCTCCCGCGCGCTTATCACGCTCGACCCCGAGCTGCGCGGCGTGCTCAAGAAAGCCGGCCTGCTGACCCGCGACTCCCGCGAGAAAGAGCGTAAAAAGTACGGCCAGCGCGGCGCCCGCGCCCGGTTCCAGTACTCGAAGCGTTAA
- the rplM gene encoding 50S ribosomal protein L13: MKTFSPTPKDISHNWFVVDASDKILGRLASAVAIRLRGKHKVEFAPHMDTGDFIIVVNAGKVRTTGRKLDQKKYYRHSGWIGGLKETSLRDMLAKKPEDVIRKAVRGMLPKNRLGRAMLKKLKVYSGEAHPHEAQKPETLDV, from the coding sequence ATGAAAACGTTTAGCCCGACGCCCAAAGATATTTCCCACAACTGGTTCGTGGTCGACGCCTCGGACAAGATCCTCGGCCGCTTGGCCTCTGCCGTGGCCATTCGCCTGCGCGGCAAGCACAAGGTGGAATTCGCCCCCCACATGGATACCGGCGATTTCATCATCGTGGTCAACGCCGGCAAGGTGCGCACCACCGGCCGCAAGCTGGACCAGAAAAAATACTACCGCCATTCCGGGTGGATCGGTGGCCTGAAGGAAACTTCCCTGCGCGACATGCTGGCCAAAAAGCCGGAAGATGTTATCCGTAAGGCTGTGCGCGGCATGCTGCCCAAAAACCGCCTCGGTCGGGCCATGCTGAAAAAGCTCAAGGTCTACTCCGGCGAAGCCCACCCCCACGAGGCCCAAAAGCCCGAAACCCTGGACGTCTAA